One genomic segment of Labeo rohita strain BAU-BD-2019 chromosome 14, IGBB_LRoh.1.0, whole genome shotgun sequence includes these proteins:
- the kdm3b gene encoding lysine-specific demethylase 3B isoform X3: MGDSLGLIGKRLLLLLNDGGSAAAAAGGEMEQAAWLRGTVRAVSVIGLASPGVEVFVEFDDSPWRQRSWVQVYGDEVRAVLMESAIVWANCSDPSLSATQWPALMFKPLVDRVGLGPLVPVEFFGARSLTFLPNGSSLHTFETEKDFRHSLLQEQPALQAAISSWHSDSELQEILRKGSYTIQGRRVQVYQPEFGEPWALGLVSQHDPVSHIMEITMDQGEETQVVDPRVIHVMLAVEQLEESPDRRKKEGDGGKGEGSRRRRTASEGDEDVTLKRFKGAGEGVSDSQNGNGSNKDAEAMVTCVEMPGEGVVEGRDGGGGVGGRVSSTCSPVALPSPDSSNNSNSSQQEHSHIRSTGFVKENGSFVPNQERISSSVSAVLPASTPTPPPLKPAPSPFSNTFPSLGQMPSLVPGAPAPKSSPTLPAAEREEGGVLSGYPKTAALVSPGPVTISSPSQDNVSSVTLSAPVEANQKPSMWGSTPEASQTPKTPTVAAAGFGKQSTEAVFGDVPTQANGSSQEDKPFGFPFGAAKESQRQDSDPSQNLFFQIMSQNQSITQGQSKAFTSLSECLNKEPPSLFKPAAPSEGFKKAVVASASAGLFGSAPASGLAPVKEQPKVPDIKPAGNGILLNKPFGAAVEAHGKLPTAFPSAIGQAASSAEALKPALGLGASGGIRNVNSSSPVSGFGLLAGNKVSETHQNLFLQATKETNPFFAYGGAVSHSSFSALSTPKSSSALSASAVSPSGSSSLLSQDPPGGDAKPNLFTMAEPPKGILAPQFPSPALATTPSFTSVAQDGQQTSKPNKEGSDVTPGTQGQGASVPLDQNKFNLEERSQSTKRDSESSSNSDLSDLSEAEDNSGQNQKPGVPAAVEENKKTQAAAKSRPRSKPFKAGQSVLKDQSKVRRLKQSGESFLQDGSCINVAPHLHKCRECRLERYRKSREDSDDDDPNVACRFFHFRRLAFTKKGVLRVEGFLSPQQSDSMAMGLWLPSLAAKEGLDLDTSKYILANVGDQFCQLVMSEKEAMMMVEPHQKVAWKRAVRGVREMCDVCETTLFNIHWVCRKCGFGVCLDCYRLRKNRPPEVDDSPEEEVFSWLKCAKGQPHEPQNLMPTQIIPGTALYSIGDMVHAARGKWGIKANCPCTSRHNKPLVRPSAPNGLSQSGAANSVGNGATSTSATARPNGEPAAGAVIKTEPVEETGSADTTSGASGTNSSTSSPAPAPSPVKDGKGTSSALHWLADLATQKEPKESLRSMMGRDSRAPFGLDAFGTLSKPSGSSPKLFNSLLLGAGPSQPKAEGTSLRDLLNSGPGKLPQGPAEGGVPFPSVFSTAGQADKMKGGLPNFLDHIIASVVETKKAEGRRASGSAEGGESGTVPRREGLMGLSVLDPHTSHSWLCDGRLLCLQDPSNSNNWKIFRECWKQGQPVLVSGIHRKLKENLWKPESFSEEFGDQDVDLVNCRNCAIISDVKVRDFWDGFQVISKRLQGGDGQPMVLKLKDWPPGEDFRDMMPTRFDDLMDNLPLPEYTKRDGRLNLASRLPNFFVRPDLGPKMYNAYGLISTEDRKVGTTNLHLDVSDAVNVMVYVGVPEGDGDHENKADLAGFKEVMQTIEEGDVDDMTKRRVYEAKEKPGALWHIYAAKDAEKIRELLRKVGEEQGQENPPDHDPIHDQSWYLDQTLRRRLYEEYGVQGWSIVQFLGDAVFIPAGAPHQVHNLYSCIKVAEDFVSPEHVKHCFRLTQEFRHLSTTHTNHEDKLQVKNIIYHAVKDAVGTLKAHEPKLGRS; this comes from the exons ATGGGGGACTCGCTCGGTCTGATCGGGAAgcggctgctgctgctgctcaaTGACGGGGGCTCCGCGGCGGCAGCGGCGGGCGGTGAGATGGAGCAGGCGGCCTGGCTCCGCGGAACCGTTCGGGCGGTCAGTGTGATCGGGCTGGCGAGCCCGGGGGTGGAG GTGTTTGTAGAATTTGACGACAGCCCGTGGCGGCAGCGCTCATGGGTGCAGGTGTACGGGGATGAGGTGCGTGCCGTTCTCATGGAGAGTGCCATCGTATGGGCCAACTGCAGCGATCCATCGCTCTCTGCTACTCAGTGGCCTGCCTTG ATGTTCAAGCCGCTGGTTGACCGTGTGGGTTTGGGACCCCTGGTTCCTGTGGAGTTCTTCGGTGCGAGATCTTTGACGTTTCTCCCTAATGGGAGTTCACTGCACACTTTTGAG ACTGAAAAAGATTTTAGACACTCTTTGCTACAAGAGCAGCCAGCACTTCAAGCTGCCATCAGCAGCTGGCACAGTGACTCTGAGTTGCAGGAGATCCTGCGGAAAG GATCTTACACTATTCAGGGTCGGAGAGTGCAGGTGTACCAACCGGAGTTTGGTGAGCCCTGGGCCCTGGGACTCGTATCTCAGCATGATCCAGTTTCACACATTATGGAGATTACCATGGACCAG GGTGAAGAGACACAAGTTGTCGACCCTCGGGTTATTCATGTAATGCTTGCTGTGGAACAATTAGAGGAG AGCCCAGATCGACGCAAGAAGGAGGGTGATGGTGGGAAAGGCGAGGGCAGTCGGCGGCGCCGGACGGCATCTGAGGGAGATGAAGACGTTACTCTGAAACGTTTCAAAGGAGCTGGGGAGGGCGTTTCTGACAGCCAGAATGGGAATGGCTCCAACAAGGACGCTGAGGCTATGGTAACATGCGTAGAGATGCCGGGAGAGGGAGTAGTGGAGGGAAGAGACGGAGGGGGTGGCGTAGGTGGGAGGGTGTCGAGCACCTGTAGTCCAGTAGCTTTGCCAAGTCCAGACTCCTCTAACAACAGCAATTCCTCTCAGCAGGAGCACTCCCACATAAGGAGCACAGGTTTTGTCAAGGAGAACGGCAGTTTTGTCCCAAACCAAGAAAGGATATCATCTTCAGTATCAGCGGTGCTTCCTGCGTCCACTCCAACACCACCTCCATTGAAGCCTGCCCCGTCGCCCTTTTCTAACACTTTTCCTTCTTTGGGTCAAATGCCCAGCTTGGTGCCCGGGGCCCCTGCCCCTAAATCGTCTCCCACACTCCCAGCGGCCGAGAGGGAAGAGGGAGGTGTGCTTTCAGGGTATCCTAAAACAGCTGCCCTGGTGTCTCCAGGTCCTGTGACCATTTCATCACCTTCCCAAGATAATGTTTCAAGTGTGACCCTCTCTGCACCTGTAGAAGCAAACCAAAAGCCCAGTATGTGGGGATCAACTCCAGAAGCAAGCCAG ACCCCCAAGACCCCCACTGTAGCTGCTGCAGGATTTGGTAAACAGTCAACTGAGGCAGTGTTTGGGGATGTTCCCACACAGGCCAATGGTTCTTCCCAGGAGGACAAGCCTTTTGGCTTTCCTTTTGGAGCTGCGAAGGAGTCGCAGAGGCAGGACTCTGATCCCTCACAGAACCTGTTCTTCCAAATCATGTCTCAGAACCAGAGTATCACGCAAGGCCAGTCAAAGGCCTTCACGTCCTTGTCCGAGTGCCTGAACAAGGAGCCGCCCAGCCTGTTCAAGCCTGCCGCTCCCTCCGAGGGCTTCAAAAAGGCAGTTGTGGCTTCTGCATCCGCTGGACTGTTTGGTTCAGCACCTGCTAGTGGCCTGGCACCAGTGAAAGAGCAGCCAAAAGTGCCTGATATCAAGCCTGCAGGCAATGGGATCCTTTTGAACAAGCCTTTCGGAGCAGCAGTGGAGGCGCACGGCAAACTCCCAACCGCTTTTCCCTCAGCCATAGGTCAAGCTGCGAGCTCTGCAGAGGCTCTGAAACCTGCTTTGGGATTAGGTGCCAGCGGTGGGATTAGAAATGTTAACAGCTCGAGCCCAGTCAGCGGTTTTGGGCTGCTTGCTGGCAACAAGGTTTCAGAAACTCACCAGAACCTTTTCCTCCAGGCCACGAAGGAGACAAATCCATTTTTTGCTTACGGCGGAGCTGTTTCGCACAGCTCTTTTAGTGCGTTGTCAACTCCAAAGTCGTCATCTGCGCTGTCCGCGTCTGCTGTTTCACCTTCAGGCAGCTCCAGTCTGCTTAGTCAAGATCCTCCTGGTGGTGATGCCAAACCAAATCTGTTCACCATGGCAGAACCTCCTAAGGGAATCTTGGCCCCCCAGTTCCCTTCTCCTGCTCTCGCGACCACTCCATCATTCACTTCGGTTGCCCAGGATGGACAACAGACGTCCAAACCAAACAAAGAAGGTTCAGATGTCACCCCGGGAACCCAAGGCCAAGGTGCCTCTGTGCCCTTAGACCAAAACAAGTTTAACTTGGAGGAACGCAGTCAGTCCACCAAAAGAGATTCAGAGTCTAGTAGCAACAGTGACCTGTCTGATTTGAGTGAGGCTGAGGACAACTCAGGCCAGAACCAGAAACCTGGGGTTCCCGCAGCCGTTGAGGAGAACAAGAAGACCCAGGCTGCGGCTAAGAGCCGGCCGCGGAGCAAACCCTTCAAAG CGGGACAGTCCGTGTTGAAGGACCAGAGTAAGGTTCGGCGCTTGAAGCAGTCCGGAGAGTCTTTTCTGCAAGACGGCTCTTGCATTAATGTGGCGCCCCACCTGCACAAGTGCCGCGAGTGCCGTTTGGAGCGCTACAGGAAATCCCGTGAGGACTCAGACGATGACGATCCAAACGTGGCCTGCCGATTCTTCCATTTCCGCAG GCTGGCTTTCACTAAGAAGGGAGTCCTTCGTGTGGAAGGTTTTCTGAGCCCGCAGCAGAGTGACAGCATGGCGATGGGGCTGTGGCTCCCCTCTCTCGCGGCAAAGGAAGGACTTGACTTGGATACGtccaaatatattttagcaaaCGTGGGTGACCAGTTTTGCCAACTGGTCATGTCAGAGAAAGAGGCCATGATGATGGTAGAGCCCCATC AAAAAGTGGCATGGAAGCGAGCTGTGAGAGGAGTGAGAGAAATGTGCGACGTGTGTGAAACAACGCTGTTCAACATCCACTGGGTGTGTCGCAAATGCGGCTTCGGCGTTTGTCTCGACTGCTACCGGCTACGCAAGAACAGGCCACCTGAAG TAGACGACAGTCCTGAAGAAGAGGTGTTCTCATGGCTAAAATGTGCTAAAGGTCAGCCACACGAACCACAGAACCTCATGCCCACTCAAATTATACCCGGCACAG CCTTGTACAGCATAGGTGACATGGTACACGCAGCCAGAGGTAAATGGGGGATCAAAGCAAACTGCCCCTGCACTAGTCGGCATAACAAACCCTTGGTGCGGCCCAGTGCTCCAAATGGCCTTTCACAG TCGGGTGCAGCTAACAGTGTGGGAAATGGAGCCACTTCCACTTCAGCCACAGCCCGTCCAAATGGTGAACCTGCAGCGGGTGCAGTAATCAAAACAGAGCCTGTTGAAGAGACGGGCAGTGCTGACACAACGTCAGGCGCCAGTGGGACAAACAGCAGCACTTCTAGCCCTGCTCCTGCCCCGTCACCAGTGAAAGATGGCAAGGGCACTTCCTCAGCCCTTCACTGGCTGGCTGACCTGGCCACGCAAAAGGAGCCCAAAG AGTCTCTGCGCTCCATGATGGGTCGTGACTCACGTGCTCCGTTTGGTCTGGATGCCTTTGGCACCCTTTCCAAACCCTCAGGGTCTAGTCCCAAGCTCTTCAACAGTCTGCTGCTGGGCGCTGGCCCTTCCCAACCCAAAGCAGAGGGCACTAGCCTCCGAGATCTGCTGAACTCTGGTCCTGGGAAGCTCCCGCAAGGTCCTGCCGAGGGAGGTGTTCCTTTCCCTTCGGTGTTCTCCACTGCTGGT CAGGCTGATAAAATGAAGGGAGGTCTTCCTAACTTCCTGGATCATATCATTGCATCAGTGGTAGAGACGAAGAAGGCAGAGGGTCGACGCGCGTCGGGGTCAGCAGAAGGCGGCGAATCGGGTACTGTTCCTCGCAGAGAGGGCTTGATGGGTCTCAGTGTATTAGACCCCCATACATCCCACTCCTGGCTGTGTGACGGCCGTTTGCTCTGCCTGCAGGACCCCAGCAACAGCAACAACTGGAAAATCTTCAGAGAGTGCTGGAAACAAGGACAG CCTGTGCTGGTCTCAGGCATTCACAGGAAGCTGAAGGAAAACTTATGGAAGCCGGAGTCCTTCAGCGAGGAGTTTGGAGACCAGGATGTGGACCTGGTCAACTGTAGGAACTGCGCCATCATCTCTGATGTCAAAGTCCGAGACTTCTGGGATGGCTTCCAGGTCATTTCCA AGCGCTTGCAGGGTGGAGATGGCCAACCTATGGTACTAAAACTTAAAGACTGGCCTCCTGGAGAAGATTTTAGAGACATGATGCCCACTCG GTTTGATGATCTCATGGATAACCTTCCTCTGCCAGAGTACACAAAGAGAGATGGCCGTCTCAACTTGGCCTCTCGTCTTCCAAACTTCTTTGTTCGGCCAGATCTGGGTCCTAAAATGTACAATGCCTACG GTCTGATCTCCACAGAAGACAGGAAGGTTGGCACCACTAACCTGCATCTGGACGTATCCGATGCAGTCAACGTAATGGTATATGTGGGCGTCCCAGAAGGAGACGGTGACCATGAAAATA AAGCAGACCTCGCTGGATTCAAAG AGGTGATGCAGACCATTGAAGAGGGAGATGTGGATGACATGACTAAGAGAAGAGTCTATGAGGCAAAGGAGAAACCTGGAGCGCTCTGGCACATCTACGCCGCCAAAGACGCAGAGAAGATCCGCGAGCTCCTGCGAAAG GTTGGAGAGGAACAAGGTCAGGAGAACCCACCAGACCATGATCCAATCCATGACCAGAGCTGGTACCTGGATCAGACGCTGCGTCGCAGGCTGTACGAGGAGTATGGAGTCCAGGGCTGGTCCATAGTGCAGTTTTTGGGAGATGCCGTGTTCATCCCAGCTGGAGCGCCACATCAG GTGCACAACCTGTACAGCTGTATCAAGGTCGCGGAGGACTTTGTTTCTCCCGAGCATGTGAAGCACTGTTTTAGACTGACGCAGGAGTTCCGCCACCTTTCCACCACTCACACTAACCATGAAGACAAGCTTCAG GTGAAGAACATCATCTACCATGCAGTGAAGGATGCTGTGGGAACACTAAAAGCCCATGAGCCTAAGCTAGGCCGCTCTTAG
- the kdm3b gene encoding lysine-specific demethylase 3B isoform X2 — MGDSLGLIGKRLLLLLNDGGSAAAAAGGEMEQAAWLRGTVRAVSVIGLASPGVEVFVEFDDSPWRQRSWVQVYGDEVRAVLMESAIVWANCSDPSLSATQWPALMFKPLVDRVGLGPLVPVEFFGARSLTFLPNGSSLHTFETEKDFRHSLLQEQPALQAAISSWHSDSELQEILRKGSYTIQGRRVQVYQPEFGEPWALGLVSQHDPVSHIMEITMDQVRVKGEETQVVDPRVIHVMLAVEQLEESPDRRKKEGDGGKGEGSRRRRTASEGDEDVTLKRFKGAGEGVSDSQNGNGSNKDAEAMVTCVEMPGEGVVEGRDGGGGVGGRVSSTCSPVALPSPDSSNNSNSSQQEHSHIRSTGFVKENGSFVPNQERISSSVSAVLPASTPTPPPLKPAPSPFSNTFPSLGQMPSLVPGAPAPKSSPTLPAAEREEGGVLSGYPKTAALVSPGPVTISSPSQDNVSSVTLSAPVEANQKPSMWGSTPEASQTPKTPTVAAAGFGKQSTEAVFGDVPTQANGSSQEDKPFGFPFGAAKESQRQDSDPSQNLFFQIMSQNQSITQGQSKAFTSLSECLNKEPPSLFKPAAPSEGFKKAVVASASAGLFGSAPASGLAPVKEQPKVPDIKPAGNGILLNKPFGAAVEAHGKLPTAFPSAIGQAASSAEALKPALGLGASGGIRNVNSSSPVSGFGLLAGNKVSETHQNLFLQATKETNPFFAYGGAVSHSSFSALSTPKSSSALSASAVSPSGSSSLLSQDPPGGDAKPNLFTMAEPPKGILAPQFPSPALATTPSFTSVAQDGQQTSKPNKEGSDVTPGTQGQGASVPLDQNKFNLEERSQSTKRDSESSSNSDLSDLSEAEDNSGQNQKPGVPAAVEENKKTQAAAKSRPRSKPFKAGQSVLKDQSKVRRLKQSGESFLQDGSCINVAPHLHKCRECRLERYRKSREDSDDDDPNVACRFFHFRRLAFTKKGVLRVEGFLSPQQSDSMAMGLWLPSLAAKEGLDLDTSKYILANVGDQFCQLVMSEKEAMMMVEPHQKVAWKRAVRGVREMCDVCETTLFNIHWVCRKCGFGVCLDCYRLRKNRPPEVDDSPEEEVFSWLKCAKGQPHEPQNLMPTQIIPGTALYSIGDMVHAARGKWGIKANCPCTSRHNKPLVRPSAPNGLSQSGAANSVGNGATSTSATARPNGEPAAGAVIKTEPVEETGSADTTSGASGTNSSTSSPAPAPSPVKDGKGTSSALHWLADLATQKEPKESLRSMMGRDSRAPFGLDAFGTLSKPSGSSPKLFNSLLLGAGPSQPKAEGTSLRDLLNSGPGKLPQGPAEGGVPFPSVFSTAGADKMKGGLPNFLDHIIASVVETKKAEGRRASGSAEGGESGTVPRREGLMGLSVLDPHTSHSWLCDGRLLCLQDPSNSNNWKIFRECWKQGQPVLVSGIHRKLKENLWKPESFSEEFGDQDVDLVNCRNCAIISDVKVRDFWDGFQVISKRLQGGDGQPMVLKLKDWPPGEDFRDMMPTRFDDLMDNLPLPEYTKRDGRLNLASRLPNFFVRPDLGPKMYNAYGLISTEDRKVGTTNLHLDVSDAVNVMVYVGVPEGDGDHENKADLAGFKEVMQTIEEGDVDDMTKRRVYEAKEKPGALWHIYAAKDAEKIRELLRKVGEEQGQENPPDHDPIHDQSWYLDQTLRRRLYEEYGVQGWSIVQFLGDAVFIPAGAPHQVHNLYSCIKVAEDFVSPEHVKHCFRLTQEFRHLSTTHTNHEDKLQVKNIIYHAVKDAVGTLKAHEPKLGRS, encoded by the exons ATGGGGGACTCGCTCGGTCTGATCGGGAAgcggctgctgctgctgctcaaTGACGGGGGCTCCGCGGCGGCAGCGGCGGGCGGTGAGATGGAGCAGGCGGCCTGGCTCCGCGGAACCGTTCGGGCGGTCAGTGTGATCGGGCTGGCGAGCCCGGGGGTGGAG GTGTTTGTAGAATTTGACGACAGCCCGTGGCGGCAGCGCTCATGGGTGCAGGTGTACGGGGATGAGGTGCGTGCCGTTCTCATGGAGAGTGCCATCGTATGGGCCAACTGCAGCGATCCATCGCTCTCTGCTACTCAGTGGCCTGCCTTG ATGTTCAAGCCGCTGGTTGACCGTGTGGGTTTGGGACCCCTGGTTCCTGTGGAGTTCTTCGGTGCGAGATCTTTGACGTTTCTCCCTAATGGGAGTTCACTGCACACTTTTGAG ACTGAAAAAGATTTTAGACACTCTTTGCTACAAGAGCAGCCAGCACTTCAAGCTGCCATCAGCAGCTGGCACAGTGACTCTGAGTTGCAGGAGATCCTGCGGAAAG GATCTTACACTATTCAGGGTCGGAGAGTGCAGGTGTACCAACCGGAGTTTGGTGAGCCCTGGGCCCTGGGACTCGTATCTCAGCATGATCCAGTTTCACACATTATGGAGATTACCATGGACCAGGTCCGTGTGAAA GGTGAAGAGACACAAGTTGTCGACCCTCGGGTTATTCATGTAATGCTTGCTGTGGAACAATTAGAGGAG AGCCCAGATCGACGCAAGAAGGAGGGTGATGGTGGGAAAGGCGAGGGCAGTCGGCGGCGCCGGACGGCATCTGAGGGAGATGAAGACGTTACTCTGAAACGTTTCAAAGGAGCTGGGGAGGGCGTTTCTGACAGCCAGAATGGGAATGGCTCCAACAAGGACGCTGAGGCTATGGTAACATGCGTAGAGATGCCGGGAGAGGGAGTAGTGGAGGGAAGAGACGGAGGGGGTGGCGTAGGTGGGAGGGTGTCGAGCACCTGTAGTCCAGTAGCTTTGCCAAGTCCAGACTCCTCTAACAACAGCAATTCCTCTCAGCAGGAGCACTCCCACATAAGGAGCACAGGTTTTGTCAAGGAGAACGGCAGTTTTGTCCCAAACCAAGAAAGGATATCATCTTCAGTATCAGCGGTGCTTCCTGCGTCCACTCCAACACCACCTCCATTGAAGCCTGCCCCGTCGCCCTTTTCTAACACTTTTCCTTCTTTGGGTCAAATGCCCAGCTTGGTGCCCGGGGCCCCTGCCCCTAAATCGTCTCCCACACTCCCAGCGGCCGAGAGGGAAGAGGGAGGTGTGCTTTCAGGGTATCCTAAAACAGCTGCCCTGGTGTCTCCAGGTCCTGTGACCATTTCATCACCTTCCCAAGATAATGTTTCAAGTGTGACCCTCTCTGCACCTGTAGAAGCAAACCAAAAGCCCAGTATGTGGGGATCAACTCCAGAAGCAAGCCAG ACCCCCAAGACCCCCACTGTAGCTGCTGCAGGATTTGGTAAACAGTCAACTGAGGCAGTGTTTGGGGATGTTCCCACACAGGCCAATGGTTCTTCCCAGGAGGACAAGCCTTTTGGCTTTCCTTTTGGAGCTGCGAAGGAGTCGCAGAGGCAGGACTCTGATCCCTCACAGAACCTGTTCTTCCAAATCATGTCTCAGAACCAGAGTATCACGCAAGGCCAGTCAAAGGCCTTCACGTCCTTGTCCGAGTGCCTGAACAAGGAGCCGCCCAGCCTGTTCAAGCCTGCCGCTCCCTCCGAGGGCTTCAAAAAGGCAGTTGTGGCTTCTGCATCCGCTGGACTGTTTGGTTCAGCACCTGCTAGTGGCCTGGCACCAGTGAAAGAGCAGCCAAAAGTGCCTGATATCAAGCCTGCAGGCAATGGGATCCTTTTGAACAAGCCTTTCGGAGCAGCAGTGGAGGCGCACGGCAAACTCCCAACCGCTTTTCCCTCAGCCATAGGTCAAGCTGCGAGCTCTGCAGAGGCTCTGAAACCTGCTTTGGGATTAGGTGCCAGCGGTGGGATTAGAAATGTTAACAGCTCGAGCCCAGTCAGCGGTTTTGGGCTGCTTGCTGGCAACAAGGTTTCAGAAACTCACCAGAACCTTTTCCTCCAGGCCACGAAGGAGACAAATCCATTTTTTGCTTACGGCGGAGCTGTTTCGCACAGCTCTTTTAGTGCGTTGTCAACTCCAAAGTCGTCATCTGCGCTGTCCGCGTCTGCTGTTTCACCTTCAGGCAGCTCCAGTCTGCTTAGTCAAGATCCTCCTGGTGGTGATGCCAAACCAAATCTGTTCACCATGGCAGAACCTCCTAAGGGAATCTTGGCCCCCCAGTTCCCTTCTCCTGCTCTCGCGACCACTCCATCATTCACTTCGGTTGCCCAGGATGGACAACAGACGTCCAAACCAAACAAAGAAGGTTCAGATGTCACCCCGGGAACCCAAGGCCAAGGTGCCTCTGTGCCCTTAGACCAAAACAAGTTTAACTTGGAGGAACGCAGTCAGTCCACCAAAAGAGATTCAGAGTCTAGTAGCAACAGTGACCTGTCTGATTTGAGTGAGGCTGAGGACAACTCAGGCCAGAACCAGAAACCTGGGGTTCCCGCAGCCGTTGAGGAGAACAAGAAGACCCAGGCTGCGGCTAAGAGCCGGCCGCGGAGCAAACCCTTCAAAG CGGGACAGTCCGTGTTGAAGGACCAGAGTAAGGTTCGGCGCTTGAAGCAGTCCGGAGAGTCTTTTCTGCAAGACGGCTCTTGCATTAATGTGGCGCCCCACCTGCACAAGTGCCGCGAGTGCCGTTTGGAGCGCTACAGGAAATCCCGTGAGGACTCAGACGATGACGATCCAAACGTGGCCTGCCGATTCTTCCATTTCCGCAG GCTGGCTTTCACTAAGAAGGGAGTCCTTCGTGTGGAAGGTTTTCTGAGCCCGCAGCAGAGTGACAGCATGGCGATGGGGCTGTGGCTCCCCTCTCTCGCGGCAAAGGAAGGACTTGACTTGGATACGtccaaatatattttagcaaaCGTGGGTGACCAGTTTTGCCAACTGGTCATGTCAGAGAAAGAGGCCATGATGATGGTAGAGCCCCATC AAAAAGTGGCATGGAAGCGAGCTGTGAGAGGAGTGAGAGAAATGTGCGACGTGTGTGAAACAACGCTGTTCAACATCCACTGGGTGTGTCGCAAATGCGGCTTCGGCGTTTGTCTCGACTGCTACCGGCTACGCAAGAACAGGCCACCTGAAG TAGACGACAGTCCTGAAGAAGAGGTGTTCTCATGGCTAAAATGTGCTAAAGGTCAGCCACACGAACCACAGAACCTCATGCCCACTCAAATTATACCCGGCACAG CCTTGTACAGCATAGGTGACATGGTACACGCAGCCAGAGGTAAATGGGGGATCAAAGCAAACTGCCCCTGCACTAGTCGGCATAACAAACCCTTGGTGCGGCCCAGTGCTCCAAATGGCCTTTCACAG TCGGGTGCAGCTAACAGTGTGGGAAATGGAGCCACTTCCACTTCAGCCACAGCCCGTCCAAATGGTGAACCTGCAGCGGGTGCAGTAATCAAAACAGAGCCTGTTGAAGAGACGGGCAGTGCTGACACAACGTCAGGCGCCAGTGGGACAAACAGCAGCACTTCTAGCCCTGCTCCTGCCCCGTCACCAGTGAAAGATGGCAAGGGCACTTCCTCAGCCCTTCACTGGCTGGCTGACCTGGCCACGCAAAAGGAGCCCAAAG AGTCTCTGCGCTCCATGATGGGTCGTGACTCACGTGCTCCGTTTGGTCTGGATGCCTTTGGCACCCTTTCCAAACCCTCAGGGTCTAGTCCCAAGCTCTTCAACAGTCTGCTGCTGGGCGCTGGCCCTTCCCAACCCAAAGCAGAGGGCACTAGCCTCCGAGATCTGCTGAACTCTGGTCCTGGGAAGCTCCCGCAAGGTCCTGCCGAGGGAGGTGTTCCTTTCCCTTCGGTGTTCTCCACTGCTGGT GCTGATAAAATGAAGGGAGGTCTTCCTAACTTCCTGGATCATATCATTGCATCAGTGGTAGAGACGAAGAAGGCAGAGGGTCGACGCGCGTCGGGGTCAGCAGAAGGCGGCGAATCGGGTACTGTTCCTCGCAGAGAGGGCTTGATGGGTCTCAGTGTATTAGACCCCCATACATCCCACTCCTGGCTGTGTGACGGCCGTTTGCTCTGCCTGCAGGACCCCAGCAACAGCAACAACTGGAAAATCTTCAGAGAGTGCTGGAAACAAGGACAG CCTGTGCTGGTCTCAGGCATTCACAGGAAGCTGAAGGAAAACTTATGGAAGCCGGAGTCCTTCAGCGAGGAGTTTGGAGACCAGGATGTGGACCTGGTCAACTGTAGGAACTGCGCCATCATCTCTGATGTCAAAGTCCGAGACTTCTGGGATGGCTTCCAGGTCATTTCCA AGCGCTTGCAGGGTGGAGATGGCCAACCTATGGTACTAAAACTTAAAGACTGGCCTCCTGGAGAAGATTTTAGAGACATGATGCCCACTCG GTTTGATGATCTCATGGATAACCTTCCTCTGCCAGAGTACACAAAGAGAGATGGCCGTCTCAACTTGGCCTCTCGTCTTCCAAACTTCTTTGTTCGGCCAGATCTGGGTCCTAAAATGTACAATGCCTACG GTCTGATCTCCACAGAAGACAGGAAGGTTGGCACCACTAACCTGCATCTGGACGTATCCGATGCAGTCAACGTAATGGTATATGTGGGCGTCCCAGAAGGAGACGGTGACCATGAAAATA AAGCAGACCTCGCTGGATTCAAAG AGGTGATGCAGACCATTGAAGAGGGAGATGTGGATGACATGACTAAGAGAAGAGTCTATGAGGCAAAGGAGAAACCTGGAGCGCTCTGGCACATCTACGCCGCCAAAGACGCAGAGAAGATCCGCGAGCTCCTGCGAAAG GTTGGAGAGGAACAAGGTCAGGAGAACCCACCAGACCATGATCCAATCCATGACCAGAGCTGGTACCTGGATCAGACGCTGCGTCGCAGGCTGTACGAGGAGTATGGAGTCCAGGGCTGGTCCATAGTGCAGTTTTTGGGAGATGCCGTGTTCATCCCAGCTGGAGCGCCACATCAG GTGCACAACCTGTACAGCTGTATCAAGGTCGCGGAGGACTTTGTTTCTCCCGAGCATGTGAAGCACTGTTTTAGACTGACGCAGGAGTTCCGCCACCTTTCCACCACTCACACTAACCATGAAGACAAGCTTCAG GTGAAGAACATCATCTACCATGCAGTGAAGGATGCTGTGGGAACACTAAAAGCCCATGAGCCTAAGCTAGGCCGCTCTTAG